The proteins below are encoded in one region of Doryrhamphus excisus isolate RoL2022-K1 chromosome 4, RoL_Dexc_1.0, whole genome shotgun sequence:
- the lnpep gene encoding leucyl-cystinyl aminopeptidase isoform X1, whose product MDPFDSNNSERASLPRNMIENSMFEEEPDIVDLAKDSTAYPTFPSLDPDEVVYEPRSSRLLVRGLGENDVDDDEEDCESSARLLGMSFMNRSSAQRSNSSPYARQAPPRSCSPPSARTTVVCVLFLVIVASMTMVLYFLPGCTFTKKGCPKPENKTSNGTDDELFPWAEFRLPRSISPLSYDLTLSPDFNNMAFTGHTVINMSVLHNTKRIVLHSANLNITKATFKLGDGDASEVNILEYKPRQQIAVKFSEELKAGQNCVLTLDYTADLSHTYSGFYNSSYTDEDGNKRVLAATQFEPLYARMAFPCFDEPLFKATFKVKINRKPEYMTLSNMPKVKTTLLPNGFMQDEFAKTNVKMSTYLVAFIVGNFTPTSKNISDIVVSVYSVPEKRDHTDYALDTASKLLEFYNDFFEIKYPLQKLDLVGIPDFLAGAMENWGLITFRETTLLVGRQSSPMEKQVVASVIAHELAHQWFGNLVTMSWWSDLWLNEGFATYMQYMSLQKVLPQLDIGNLFLAMRFRAMDKDALNSSHAVSTEVNTAEQVEEMFDSVSYEKGASILLMLNASLPGDQQFRKGIIQYLKQFSGLNTDTGDLWNSLTEVEVPNQHPNVSEMMGSWTYQKGFPLVTVSRKGDQVTLTQEHFLLKSDDTLHSSSMWTVPVTYVNDSCSLSPECAQLFTLSTKSGTFKVPESVKWLKLNYKNTGFYIVDYGDDGWGSLRDALSNNVKVLTQEDRASLIHNIFSLSKLGRVSFRQVLSLLNYMPNETETSPVREALLQLNNIYHLLYKRYEQGLVTRMKLYILKQFGALMENQTWTKEESVSKQELRSALLETACYLDEEKCTQQAKTLFKQYVDSNGTTQIPGDLQQVVFSVAARSIDDWGTLLNMYQYATYDSEKQKILQGLASTQDTGSIIWLLSAGLHGNVIPTQELPLVISTVCRSFPGNLFAWDFIQENWNRLIEKFPVGSFAIQRIIKSATSQFSTQSHLNQVQSFLSSLKERGSQLRSVQEALDTIRLNQRWMERNLPSFHKWL is encoded by the exons ATGGATCCCTTTGACAGTAACAATTCAG AGCGAGCCAGCCTGCCAAGGAACATGATTGAGAATAGCATGTTTGAAGAAGAGCCTGACATTGTGGATCTGGCCAAAGACTCTACAGCATATCCG ACATTTCCAAGTCTTGACCCAGATGAGGTAGTGTATGAGCCTCGCAGCTCTCGCCTGCTGGTGCGAGGGCTCGGTGAGAATGATGTGGATGACGATGAGGAGGACTGTGAGTCGTCAGCTCGACTACTAGGCATGTCTTTCATGAATCGCAGCTCTGCCCAGAGATCTAACTCCTCCCCTTACGCCAGACAGGCCCCACCAAG ATCTTGTTCACCTCCCTCAGCCCGCAccacagttgtgtgtgtgttatttctgGTAATAGTGGCCTCCATGACAATGGTATTGTACTTTTTGCCTGGGTGCACCTTTACTaag aaGGGTTGCCCAAAACCCGAAAACAAGACGTCTAATGGCACTGATGACGAACTCTTCCCATGGGCAGAATTCCGCCTTCCTCGCAGCATAAGTCCTCTCAGCTATGACCTCACCTTGAGCCCCGACTTTAACAACATGGCTTTTACTGGCCACACTGTCATCAACATGTCAGTACTTCACAACACCAAACGCATTGTCTTGCACAGTGCTAATCTCAACATTACCAAAGCTACTTTCAAG CTTGGTGATGGGGACGCCAGTGAAGTTAATATTCTCGAATATAAACCCAGACAGCAGATAGCTGTTAAGTTCTCTGAAGAACTGAAAGCAGGACAGAACTGTGTGCTGACTCTGGATTACACTGCTGATCTATCGCACACCTACAGTGGTTTCTACAACAGTTCTTACACAGATGAAGATGGTAACAAAAG GGTTCTAGCTGCTACCCAGTTCGAGCCACTCTATGCTCGGATGGCCTTCCCTTGCTTTGATGAGCCATTATTCAAAGCCACTTTTAAGGTTAAAATCAACAGGAAACCAGAATACATGACCCTCTCCAATATGCCCAAG GTGAAGACAACGTTGCTTCCCAATGGCTTTATGCAGGACGAATTTGCAAAGACCAATGTCAAAATGAGCACCTACTTGGTGGCATTCATCGTTGGCAACTTCACCCCCACCAGCAAAAACATCTCTGACATTGTG GTGTCCGTGTACAGTGTCCCAGAGAAGAGGGATCACACCGACTACGCTCTAGACACAGCATCCAAACTACTGGAGTTTTACAATGACTTCTTTGAAATTAAATATCCTCTCCAGAAACTAG ATTTGGTAGGCATTCCAGACTTTTTGGCTGGAGCTATGGAGAACTGGGGCCTGATCACCTTCAGAGAGACGACCCTGCTCGTGGGGAGACAATCCTCTCCTATGGAAAAACAAGTTGTTGCTTCGGTCATTGCTCATGAGCTGGCTCATCAG TGGTTTGGAAACTTGGTTACAATGAGCTGGTGGAGTGACCTTTGGCTAAATGAAGGCTTTGCAACCTACATGCAGTACATGTCTTTGCAGAAAGTGCTGCCACAGCTGGACATT GGCAACTTGTTCTTAGCCATGAGGTTCCGTGCCATGGACAAAGATGCACTCAACTCCTCCCACGCCGTGTCTACTGAAGTAAACACAGCGGAGCAGGTGGAAGAGATGTTTGACTCGGTCTCCTATGAGAAG GGGGCTTCCATTCTTCTGATGTTGAACGCCTCCTTGCCAGGTGATCAGCAGTTCAGAAAAGGTATCATTCAGTATCTGAAACAGTTCAGTGGATTAAACACAGACACCGGTGACCTCTGGAACAGTCTTACAGAG GTTGAAGTCCCAAATCAGCATCCCAATGTGTCAGAGATGATGGGGTCATGGACATACCAGAAAGGCTTCCCATTGGTTACCGTGTCCCGCAAGGGGGATCAGGTGACATTAACACAGGAGCACTTCCTGCTCAAGTCGGACGACACCTTACACTCCTCCAG CATGTGGACTGTTCCAGTGACGTATGTGAATGACAGCTGTAGCTTGTCTCCGGAGTGTGCACAGTTGTTCACTCTGAGTACCAAGTCAG ggaCTTTTAAGGTGCCAGAAAGTGTGAAGTGGCTGAAGCTGAACTACAAGAATACAGGCTTCTATATTGTCGACTATGGTGATGATGGTTGGGGTTCTCTGAGAGACGCTCTATCTAACAACGTCAAAGTTCTCACACAGGAGGACCGTGCCTCGCTGATACACAACATCTTCTCTCTCTCCAA ACTGGGACGTGTGTCCTTCCGTCAAGTCCTCAGCCTCCTAAACTACATGCCCAATGAAACTGAGACGTCTCCTGTGAGAGAGGCCTTGCTGCAGCTCAACAACATTTATCATCTACTCTACAAGCGATACGAACAAGGCCTTGTCACACGCATgaag TTGTACATTCTGAAACAATTTGGTGCGCTGATGGAGAACCAAACATGGACCAAGGAGGAGAGTGTGTCCAAGCAGGAGTTGCGTTCAGCCCTTCTGGAGACCGCTTGCTATCTGGATGAAGAAAAATGCACGCAGCAAGCCAAAACCTTGTTTAAGCAGTATGTCGACTCCAATGGAACCACCCA gaTCCCAGGAGATCTGCAGCAAGTTGTATTCAGTGTGGCGGCTCGGTCCATTGATGACTGGGGAACACTGCTCAACATGTATCAGTATGCCACCTATGACTCAGAGAAGCAAAAGATCCTACAGGGATTAGCTTCCACTCAGGACACAGGCAGTATCATATG GCTTCTCAGTGCAGGATTACACGGCAATGTCATCCCAACACAGGAGCTTCCTTTAGTCATCAGCACTGTCTGCAGAAGCTTTCCTGGCAACTTGTTTGCTTGGGATTTCATTCAGGAGAACTGGAACAGGCTCATAGAAAA GTTTCCAGTAGGTTCCTTTGCCATCCAAAGAATAATCAAGTCTGCCACTTCTCAGTTCTCCACACAGTCACATCTTAATCAG gTGCAGAGTTTCTTGTCCAGTCTGAAGGAACGCGGCTCTCAGTTGCGAAGTGTACAGGAAGCTTTGGATACCATACGACTAAACCAACGCTGGATGGAGAGAAACCTTCCTTCGTTCCACAAATGGCTGTAA
- the erap2 gene encoding endoplasmic reticulum aminopeptidase 2, translating to MVLVRLLVLSLLHVYVVGLQPTQISQQASSPLHSHGEQSPLGTDNLSFPWSRLRLPRYIIPLHYHILVHPNLTSLRFTGSVTIQIDVQNNTNWVVLHSKDLNISKATILDQNLAHLSEQVLPCLHNPAHEQIGIFSPRVLSSGQKYFLYIEFGAELVEGFDGFYKSIYRTRSGEMRTLASTHFEPTSARTAFPCFDEPNFKANFSVRIRRTSEYISLSNMPIVKTVKFDDGLLEDQYAASVKMSTYLVAFVVCDFKSVTAITSSGVQVSIYADPEKWSQTHYALEVAVKMLDFYEEYFNINYPLPKHDLIAIPDFQAGAMENWGLTTYREISLLYDPHVSSVSDKLWVTMVIGHELAHQWFGNLVTMNWWNDIWLNEGFARYMEYIAVEATYPELQVEEYLLHTCFAAFGYDSLNSSRPISSPAESPTHINEMFDTVSYDKGACILHMLRHFLSEDVFQSGIVRYLRKYSYGNAQNQNLWDSLTNTCSEQDFVSGQHCYSREQAHKNSYLLAGEHLDLTAMMNTWTLQKGVPLVIIKRVGPRLLLKQVRFLRTTLPSDPNWSTLQEGYLWHIPLTYKTDTSSTIHKHLMTKHTDSFYVGEEVSWVKVNADMTGYYVVHYEDGGWEALTKLLRENHTALSYKDRTHLIHNAFQLVTAGYLPLNKALDLIGYLQMETHSVPLLQGLGYLEVYYRMSEKRRDAELVRKFKMHILQFFRDVIDQQIWSDEGSVSTRRLRSEVLSLACHLDDPPCVEGARWRFKDWLQSNGSIKLPTDVAGTVYAIGAQDEYGWASLLHLYNTSFSAAQKNQIMFALTSSRDTNKLYRLLDLGLEGQVIRLQDLSTLILLVARNPKGHHIAWEFVKKNWSKLVEKLQLGSSSIRNILVHTTGQFTYPEEYTEVKLFFESIKEQASQLRAPQIALENMQKNIRWMQRNLETLKKWLTEKSDMRTGGG from the exons ATGGTCTTGGTGAGGCTGTTAGTGCTGTCTCTTCTCCATGTGTATGTGGTTGGACTGCAGCCCACTCAAATTTCACAGCAGGCATCAAGCCCTCTTCATTCTCATGGAGAACAATCTCCTTTAGGGACAGACAATCTGTCCTTCCCGTGGAGCCGCCTTCGCCTGCCAAG GTACATAATTCCACTTCACTACCATATCTTGGTGCACCCCAACCTCACTAGTCTCCGTTTCACTGGCTCAGTCACCATCCAAATTGACGTCCAGAACAACACAAATTGGGTTGTGTTGCACAGCAAGGATCTGAATATCTCCAAGGCAACCATACTGGATCAGAACCTTGCTCATCTGTCTGAGCAG GTCCTACCGTGTCTTCACAACCCTGCCCATGAGCAGATCGGCATTTTTTCTCCCAGGGTGCTCAGCAGCGGTCAGAAATACTTCCTATATATTGAGTTTGGGGCAGAGTTGGTAGAAGGATTCGATGGTTTCTATAAAAGCATCTATAGAACCCGTTCAGGAGAAATGAG AACCTTAGCCTCCACTCACTTTGAGCCTACGAGCGCCCGGACGGCGTTCCCTTGCTTTGACGAGCCAAACTTCAAAGCCAACTTCTCGGTGCGGATCAGGAGGACATCTGAGTACATTTCTTTGTCCAACATGCCAATC GTCAAGACAGTTAAATTCGATGATGGCTTGCTGGAGGACCAGTATGCTGCCAGTGTAAAGATGAGCACGTACCTCGTAGCGTTTGTTGTCTGTGATTTTAAATCCGTTACTGCAATAACATCTTCTGGGGTGCAG GTGTCCATCTATGCTGATCCCGAGAAATGGTCCCAAACACACTATGCCCTGGAAGTTGCTGTGAAAATGCTTGACTTTTACGAGGAGTATTTCAACATAAATTATCCCCTACCCAAGCATG ATCTGATCGCCATCCCAGACTTCCAGGCCGGTGCGATGGAAAACTGGGGCTTGACCACCTACAGAGAGATCAGCCTGCTCTATGATCCTCATGTATCATCTGTTTCTGACAAACTGTGGGTTACCATGGTGATTGGGCATGAGCTCGCCCATCAG TGGTTTGGTAACTTGGTGACCATGAATTGGTGGAATGATATCTGGCTGAATGAAGGCTTTGCCAGATACATGGAGTACATTGCAGTTGAGGCTACTTACCCTGAACTTCAAGTG GAGGAATATCTACTGCACACATGTTTTGCAGCGTTTGGTTACGATTCGTTGAACTCTTCTCGGCCCATATCCAGTCCAGCAGAGAGCCCTACTCACATTAATGAGATGTTTGACACAGTCTCCTATGACAAA GGAGCATGCATCCTGCACATGCTGCGCCACTTTCTATCAGAAGATGTGTTCCAAAGTGGGATTGTGCGATACCTCCGCAAATACAGCTACGGAAATGCACAAAACCAAAATCTATGGGACAGTCTGACCAAC ACATGTTCCGAACAGGATTTTGTCTCAGGGCAGCATTGTTACAGTCGAGAGCAAGCCCATAAAAACTCA TACCTATTGGCAGGAGAACACTTGGACCTGACAGCCATGATGAACACTTGGACTCTGCAGAAAGGTGTTCCATTGGTTATCATAAAAAGGGTAGGACCGCGTTTGTTGCTCAAACAGGTCCGGTTCCTGAGAACAACTCTACCTTCTGACCCCAACTGGTCCACATTGCAAGAAGG TTACTTGTGGCATATCCCTCTGACATACAAGACTGACACTTCCAGCACCATCCATAAACACTTGATGACAAAACATACAG ACAGTTTCTACGTAGGAGAGGAGGTCAGCTGGGTGAAGGTCAATGCGGACATGACTGGCTATTATGTGGTTCATTATGAGGATGGTGGATGGGAGGCGCTAACAAAGCTGCTGAGGGAAAACCACACTGCCCTGAGCTACAAAGACAGGACTCATTTGATACACAATGCATTCCAACTGGTCAC GGCAGGTTATCTACCGCTCAATAAGGCCTTGGATTTAATCGGGTATCTACAAATGGAAACACACTCAGTACCTCTACTGCAAGGACTAGGCTATCTGGAAGTATATTACCGTATGAGTGAGAAACGGAGGGATGCAGAACTGGTGCGCAAGTTTAAG ATGCACATTCTCCAGTTTTTCCGTGATGTCATTGACCAGCAGATATGGAGCGATGAGGGCTCTGTGTCAACACGGCGGTTGAGGTCAGAGGTGCTCTCCTTGGCGTGCCATCTGGATGACCCTCCCTGTGTGGAAGGGGCACGCTGGCGTTTTAAAGACTGGCTTCAGTCTAACGGATCTATCAA ACTTCCCACTGATGTGGCTGGCACAGTGTATGCAATTGGTGCCCAGGATGAGTACGGATGGGCGTCACTCTTGCACCTGTACAACACCTCCTTCTCGGCAGCACAGAAAAACCAAATTATGTTTGCTTTGACTTCCAGCCGAGACACAAACAAATTATACAG ATTATTGGACCTGGGTCTGGAAGGTCAGGTGATACGACTGCAGGACCTGTCCACACTCATCTTGTTGGTGGCAAGAAATCCAAAGGGACACCACATTGCATGggaatttgtcaaaaaaaactgGAGCAAACTGGTTGAAAA ATTGCAGTTGGGCTCATCTTCTATTAGAAACATCCTGGTCCACACCACAGGCCAGTTTACATACCCAGAGGAATACACTGAG GTTAAGTTGTTCTTTGAGTCCATCAAAGAACAGGCATCTCAACTGAGAGCTCCTCAAATTGCACTGGAAAACATGCAGAAAAATATTCGCTGGATGCAGAGGAACTTGGAGACCTTAAAAAAATGGCTTACAGAGAAAAGTGACATGCGGACTGGTGGCGGCTGA
- the lnpep gene encoding leucyl-cystinyl aminopeptidase isoform X2, producing the protein MIENSMFEEEPDIVDLAKDSTAYPTFPSLDPDEVVYEPRSSRLLVRGLGENDVDDDEEDCESSARLLGMSFMNRSSAQRSNSSPYARQAPPRSCSPPSARTTVVCVLFLVIVASMTMVLYFLPGCTFTKKGCPKPENKTSNGTDDELFPWAEFRLPRSISPLSYDLTLSPDFNNMAFTGHTVINMSVLHNTKRIVLHSANLNITKATFKLGDGDASEVNILEYKPRQQIAVKFSEELKAGQNCVLTLDYTADLSHTYSGFYNSSYTDEDGNKRVLAATQFEPLYARMAFPCFDEPLFKATFKVKINRKPEYMTLSNMPKVKTTLLPNGFMQDEFAKTNVKMSTYLVAFIVGNFTPTSKNISDIVVSVYSVPEKRDHTDYALDTASKLLEFYNDFFEIKYPLQKLDLVGIPDFLAGAMENWGLITFRETTLLVGRQSSPMEKQVVASVIAHELAHQWFGNLVTMSWWSDLWLNEGFATYMQYMSLQKVLPQLDIGNLFLAMRFRAMDKDALNSSHAVSTEVNTAEQVEEMFDSVSYEKGASILLMLNASLPGDQQFRKGIIQYLKQFSGLNTDTGDLWNSLTEVEVPNQHPNVSEMMGSWTYQKGFPLVTVSRKGDQVTLTQEHFLLKSDDTLHSSSMWTVPVTYVNDSCSLSPECAQLFTLSTKSGTFKVPESVKWLKLNYKNTGFYIVDYGDDGWGSLRDALSNNVKVLTQEDRASLIHNIFSLSKLGRVSFRQVLSLLNYMPNETETSPVREALLQLNNIYHLLYKRYEQGLVTRMKLYILKQFGALMENQTWTKEESVSKQELRSALLETACYLDEEKCTQQAKTLFKQYVDSNGTTQIPGDLQQVVFSVAARSIDDWGTLLNMYQYATYDSEKQKILQGLASTQDTGSIIWLLSAGLHGNVIPTQELPLVISTVCRSFPGNLFAWDFIQENWNRLIEKFPVGSFAIQRIIKSATSQFSTQSHLNQVQSFLSSLKERGSQLRSVQEALDTIRLNQRWMERNLPSFHKWL; encoded by the exons ATGATTGAGAATAGCATGTTTGAAGAAGAGCCTGACATTGTGGATCTGGCCAAAGACTCTACAGCATATCCG ACATTTCCAAGTCTTGACCCAGATGAGGTAGTGTATGAGCCTCGCAGCTCTCGCCTGCTGGTGCGAGGGCTCGGTGAGAATGATGTGGATGACGATGAGGAGGACTGTGAGTCGTCAGCTCGACTACTAGGCATGTCTTTCATGAATCGCAGCTCTGCCCAGAGATCTAACTCCTCCCCTTACGCCAGACAGGCCCCACCAAG ATCTTGTTCACCTCCCTCAGCCCGCAccacagttgtgtgtgtgttatttctgGTAATAGTGGCCTCCATGACAATGGTATTGTACTTTTTGCCTGGGTGCACCTTTACTaag aaGGGTTGCCCAAAACCCGAAAACAAGACGTCTAATGGCACTGATGACGAACTCTTCCCATGGGCAGAATTCCGCCTTCCTCGCAGCATAAGTCCTCTCAGCTATGACCTCACCTTGAGCCCCGACTTTAACAACATGGCTTTTACTGGCCACACTGTCATCAACATGTCAGTACTTCACAACACCAAACGCATTGTCTTGCACAGTGCTAATCTCAACATTACCAAAGCTACTTTCAAG CTTGGTGATGGGGACGCCAGTGAAGTTAATATTCTCGAATATAAACCCAGACAGCAGATAGCTGTTAAGTTCTCTGAAGAACTGAAAGCAGGACAGAACTGTGTGCTGACTCTGGATTACACTGCTGATCTATCGCACACCTACAGTGGTTTCTACAACAGTTCTTACACAGATGAAGATGGTAACAAAAG GGTTCTAGCTGCTACCCAGTTCGAGCCACTCTATGCTCGGATGGCCTTCCCTTGCTTTGATGAGCCATTATTCAAAGCCACTTTTAAGGTTAAAATCAACAGGAAACCAGAATACATGACCCTCTCCAATATGCCCAAG GTGAAGACAACGTTGCTTCCCAATGGCTTTATGCAGGACGAATTTGCAAAGACCAATGTCAAAATGAGCACCTACTTGGTGGCATTCATCGTTGGCAACTTCACCCCCACCAGCAAAAACATCTCTGACATTGTG GTGTCCGTGTACAGTGTCCCAGAGAAGAGGGATCACACCGACTACGCTCTAGACACAGCATCCAAACTACTGGAGTTTTACAATGACTTCTTTGAAATTAAATATCCTCTCCAGAAACTAG ATTTGGTAGGCATTCCAGACTTTTTGGCTGGAGCTATGGAGAACTGGGGCCTGATCACCTTCAGAGAGACGACCCTGCTCGTGGGGAGACAATCCTCTCCTATGGAAAAACAAGTTGTTGCTTCGGTCATTGCTCATGAGCTGGCTCATCAG TGGTTTGGAAACTTGGTTACAATGAGCTGGTGGAGTGACCTTTGGCTAAATGAAGGCTTTGCAACCTACATGCAGTACATGTCTTTGCAGAAAGTGCTGCCACAGCTGGACATT GGCAACTTGTTCTTAGCCATGAGGTTCCGTGCCATGGACAAAGATGCACTCAACTCCTCCCACGCCGTGTCTACTGAAGTAAACACAGCGGAGCAGGTGGAAGAGATGTTTGACTCGGTCTCCTATGAGAAG GGGGCTTCCATTCTTCTGATGTTGAACGCCTCCTTGCCAGGTGATCAGCAGTTCAGAAAAGGTATCATTCAGTATCTGAAACAGTTCAGTGGATTAAACACAGACACCGGTGACCTCTGGAACAGTCTTACAGAG GTTGAAGTCCCAAATCAGCATCCCAATGTGTCAGAGATGATGGGGTCATGGACATACCAGAAAGGCTTCCCATTGGTTACCGTGTCCCGCAAGGGGGATCAGGTGACATTAACACAGGAGCACTTCCTGCTCAAGTCGGACGACACCTTACACTCCTCCAG CATGTGGACTGTTCCAGTGACGTATGTGAATGACAGCTGTAGCTTGTCTCCGGAGTGTGCACAGTTGTTCACTCTGAGTACCAAGTCAG ggaCTTTTAAGGTGCCAGAAAGTGTGAAGTGGCTGAAGCTGAACTACAAGAATACAGGCTTCTATATTGTCGACTATGGTGATGATGGTTGGGGTTCTCTGAGAGACGCTCTATCTAACAACGTCAAAGTTCTCACACAGGAGGACCGTGCCTCGCTGATACACAACATCTTCTCTCTCTCCAA ACTGGGACGTGTGTCCTTCCGTCAAGTCCTCAGCCTCCTAAACTACATGCCCAATGAAACTGAGACGTCTCCTGTGAGAGAGGCCTTGCTGCAGCTCAACAACATTTATCATCTACTCTACAAGCGATACGAACAAGGCCTTGTCACACGCATgaag TTGTACATTCTGAAACAATTTGGTGCGCTGATGGAGAACCAAACATGGACCAAGGAGGAGAGTGTGTCCAAGCAGGAGTTGCGTTCAGCCCTTCTGGAGACCGCTTGCTATCTGGATGAAGAAAAATGCACGCAGCAAGCCAAAACCTTGTTTAAGCAGTATGTCGACTCCAATGGAACCACCCA gaTCCCAGGAGATCTGCAGCAAGTTGTATTCAGTGTGGCGGCTCGGTCCATTGATGACTGGGGAACACTGCTCAACATGTATCAGTATGCCACCTATGACTCAGAGAAGCAAAAGATCCTACAGGGATTAGCTTCCACTCAGGACACAGGCAGTATCATATG GCTTCTCAGTGCAGGATTACACGGCAATGTCATCCCAACACAGGAGCTTCCTTTAGTCATCAGCACTGTCTGCAGAAGCTTTCCTGGCAACTTGTTTGCTTGGGATTTCATTCAGGAGAACTGGAACAGGCTCATAGAAAA GTTTCCAGTAGGTTCCTTTGCCATCCAAAGAATAATCAAGTCTGCCACTTCTCAGTTCTCCACACAGTCACATCTTAATCAG gTGCAGAGTTTCTTGTCCAGTCTGAAGGAACGCGGCTCTCAGTTGCGAAGTGTACAGGAAGCTTTGGATACCATACGACTAAACCAACGCTGGATGGAGAGAAACCTTCCTTCGTTCCACAAATGGCTGTAA